The Triplophysa dalaica isolate WHDGS20190420 chromosome 20, ASM1584641v1, whole genome shotgun sequence genome segment CGAACATATTTTAGAATTCGGTAACACTTTAATTAAAGCACATATGTTTTGCTTTATAAAAGTATTGTATTCATATGCCTTCTAATGCACTGTATAGTGCATTGTAATGACTTCACAATAATCGTAACTGCAGTTGATGTATTATAACACTAATCCATTGATCGTTACACTTTACGTTTTGAATTTGGatataataatttacaaaaacatttaacattatgaacaattataatgcatcatacccTTTGATAtaccctttataatgcattataaataaaggCTTTGAGTAAAGTGTTACTATCAGTTCTTTAGCATGTATAGTGCACACAAGTGAGATCGTAAAGAATATGGAGATAAACCTGCATGgataataattgtaaaaaagcATCAAAATGCAGTGAAAAATAGTATATCAGTCATctttttttcaatcattttatttccaaaGGCCACACATTAAACAGATCTTTCAGAGTATTGCCGCCAAGGTGGGCACAGGAGAGCCTTGCTGTGACTGGGTGAGCGTTTGATatcagtatatatttatttatttacaccgTGCATGCAGTTTTCTCAATCTTTTGGTGTTTCTGCAGGTTGGAGATGAAGGAGCTGGACATTTTGTTAAGATGGTTCACAACGGTATTGAATACGGTGACATGCAGCTGATCTGTGAGGCGTATCATCTAATGAAGGATGTGCTGTGTATGGACCATGATGAAATGGCCCAGGTTAGATTTCAACTTCCTCCTTCAAGTTACCGATCGTATTCGAAAAATAAAGCACAACCAACCCCTGCAAACTGTCCCTTATGATGTAATTCTTTCATTCCCCTCGGTTTTGTCTTTGTATTCCTTCCttcttctgtttcttttatattttgaaatacgCCTCGCCCTGTTCCTTCTAAAGCACTTTTATGATCTACTTCCTCTTGAGACTAAATTTCACTCTGGTTTCCCGTCAGGCCTTTGATCAATGGAATAAAACCGAGCTGGACTCCTTCCTCATTGAGATCACTGCAAACATTCTGAAGTTTAAGGAGGCAGATGGCACTCACCTGCTGCCTAAGATCAGAGACAGCGCCGGGCAGAAAGGCACAGGGAAGTGGACGGCCATCTCGGCTTTGGAGTACGGCACACCTGTTACATTAATCGGTGAGGCGCAGGGTTGCATCATGATCGAGATGTGGGTGTGTTTGACTTGGCTTTAGAGAAAAGTGTTGAATGGAAGTCTTCATAAGCAGCTTTGAGCGCTGTTGACCTCTTCAGGTGATGTGACATAAGTGGTGATGTTCCGTCCTTTGCTGTGGCTTTTGGTggattgtagtttttttttcttttaaattttagTTGAGACcaccagtgttgggcaagtgACTTGggaaaagtatttaattactagttactaattacattttcagtagtataattagattactgtacaaatgactctctccaaaaagtatttagttactttctatatcctatatccaCCTTGATtggttaagtgattcaaggaaaGACCTGAAACGGctctttaattcattcaaataaacaacataaaactaCATGTAGTATTATTAATTAACCAAAATATTACAactgtgagaattatacattaaagcacttattttaaagttagactttgtgtaatatatggaattgacatcaaaattcaaagtatttagttgaattacttcaaaagtaactgtaattcgATTACATGAAAAATGGAGTAATTCCTTACTTTACCTTTTCAATGGAAAcgtaattaaattacagcatttcattacttagtaactagttacacccaacactgatgacCACAACAGAGCAGTAATGGGCATTAAAAAAACCTGGAGTGGAGCTacagtgaataaaaaaaacggGAGAGAATGTGCGCTACGTATTTCAGGATCAAAATATTTGAGTTACTGAAATAATGTTGGAAATTTAGTATAGTGGTCTTGCATATGCAGTCTTAAGCTATTCTGTCCTTGATCTGAATGGGTGTTTTTGTGTAACGGGCTGTTGGAACCGTGACAAAGAGAGATCAAGCAGATAGGATTTATACGGTTGGAGAGGGAGGACTCTGTCTCTCAATAGTCTGCATTCCAACATAAGCCCTGTGCTGAGTTCACCATGACTGGCTCTTTTTCACCCCCTCGTGCAGTCGCTCTTTTTTTCCTGCAGCTTTTGGCCTTGAGTTGAGTTATAGGACTATATATGAGAGTCATGCTGAAGTGAgctttttgttgtttgtagaTGTGGTAAGCACAATACTCTGACCTATTACTCATTACACCATTGAGAATGACATTACCAGTGTCAACAGTGCCAGACGCCTGATAATACATAAAAGTGAATCACTGTGACggctcgtgtgtgtgtttaaagccAAAATACATCTTGATTTGGTACCTACTCTATATGATCGCTGTACTGGTATTTATTTACGGAATATCTAgtctttttaaagatgttttatggCGCTGTTATAAAGCACACGAGATAGGTGGTCTTGGGTAAAGAAATGTCCAGACTTCACCCcgaaatcaaaatgaatttaaagaaaTTGCACAGTAGTGTTCACTTGTTTTATAAGCTTGTTTTACATCCTCTTGTATTTTAGCattgtaatgttgttttaagAGTACTGCTGCTCTCCATAATTCTGTACAGAAACCGCGGCTGCATGATATAGCCTTCCAGTTTTGACAATAACTGTCATATTAATACATGATCAATAATTCTGGTAATTAATAAGACCCGTTTTCCACCGATCCAGtttgtgaaatttagcggcatctagtggtgaggttgtaaattgcaaccaatggctcagcCCACCGGTCACCCCTCTCGTTCGATGCACTACTGTGGCTTACACAGAAATAAGATGACGTTTTGGCTTTCTTTACCGAAGTAAATAACAGATTTACAAAACGCTCTGTTGacctactgtagaaacaacattgtgaattccatgcaaggggaccggcggtgtatgtagatggaattagctcattctaaggtgataaaaacaaaactcttcAATAATATAGTTTGGATGTGCCACGATTTTTTTGTGTCTGATATTCTGAGAGGACTATTAAAACCTTTATTATTAGtgaacaatatattttgtagTTGTGAGAAAAATAGtcctgaaaataaatatatatatatatatatatatatataggaatTTATTTCccgttttgttttgttggtgTGTGTCTTAAGATTCATATGTACGATTGCGTCTACTTTGTGAATATTACTAGGCTCTTCTACTCTGTTGTTTGTCTggtttctcttgttttaatGCTACCTGTAATGTAATTATCAGAGGAGAGATGCAGACTGTAACTGGAGATCATTATTGTTTCGTGTCATTCCCAGGGGAAGCCGTCTTTGCCAGATGTCTCTCTTCTCTGAAGGATGAGAGAGTCCAGGCCAGTAAGAGCCTCACTGGCCCTCAGGGGGTCAAATTTACTGGAAACAAGAAACAATTTCTTGAAGACATCAGAAAGGTTGGTCAAGCATCTCAAATTTTTTGTCTGGAAATGCTTTTGACACAAATGTTATAATATTACGTATGAAAAAATGTCCCTTGGTGTATTATTTGCAATATTAATATGAGACTgatttgtatattaatattcTTATTGTTGTCATATTTATACATCAGCCTGCGATTGTGTAATATGTACTAATAAACTGGCTTAAGCTCTTAAACTTTTTAACGTGTTTTTTATGACTTCTCACTTAAAATCATTCTGTTTTCCAGGCTTTATACGCGTCTAAGATCATCTCATACGCCCAGGGTTTTATGCTGCTTCGGCAGGCTGCGAAAGAGTTCAGCTGGTCTCTCAATTACGGTGCGATTGCTCTGATGTGGAGAGGAGGGTGCATTATCCGCAGGTGCTTTTATAACATTCATTTCATCTGTTGCATGAGAACACACGCTGCGTTTGCTCTGTGCAACACTTCTCAGGATAGGCTGTGTTTGCTGTACTGTTCCATTATGAAATCATGAGATGATTTCTCCACCCAGTGAATGTTGCAACTCTGTAAACACTAGGAAATGATGATCATGTTTCATATAAAATTCCCTGCACACAGAAATGAGGAAACAGTTTGGTTTTACAATATCAGATTTGTTGCCTCGATTGTGGATGAGTTTCGGTGTCTGTGAATGATGAATTTGATGATTATGATTCTTCAGTGTTTTCTTGGGGAAGATCAAGGAAGCGTTTGACCGGGATTCTGGTCTGCAGAATTTACTGCTGGATAGCTTTTTCAGTAAGGCTGTACAGGAGTGCCAGGTACATGCAAATTcactattgtgttttttaaagagcCACGAAACgctaaacaacatttatttagatgtaaaCAAAGTTGGTTGTGTTGCACATCATAGAACGCAATGTTAGCAATTGTAAGTTATTACAGTAGAGAAAACTACTTCATTTCTATTTTAGACTTTCGGGTTTAAATCATCCTCTGGCCAACGTCAAAGGATGTGACATGGCCCATTTTAATTGCAAAACGACAGTGAGGTAGAATGTAGCTGAAAGGGGAGGTTTCATGAcactttaaacatgaatatgaaccaTTTTTCTCCTTTATTCCTTTTCTGCAattgaaaacaacatattttctggacaacaaaaccagttttatgggtcgATTTTtagaaatttagatttttacataatctgaaaactgaataaataattgatgtatgagttgttagaatatgacaataacTGGCTGAGatgcaaccatttaaaactcagaAATCTGTGAGTGtaagaaaatctaaattttgaGAAAATCTCCTTTGAAGTGCTTagtcaggggcactgtggcaggccatccactcacaaaaattgttttcatatatttaaggtaggaaatgtacaaaatatcttcatggaacatgatctttacttaatatccttatgatttttggcataaaagaaaaatcgctaattttgacccatacaatgtatttttgtcttttactaaaaatgatcCTGTGcgacttaagactggttttgtgatccagtgtCACATATGTATTTGGTATGTTCACAgaatttaatgtttataaattttttattttatttaaacatgtaacTAGAACTAGTAAATATACGTTCATAATATGTAAAACTATCCCTCCTATGCACTCCTATGCGCAATGTGTTCTTTATGAAAAGTTGCACAAtgttaatatttcatgaatCCGTCAACTTGCTCACCTAAAAAACAATTTCTTGATTTTCTCTCTAAAACTTGTGGGAAATATTTGTTGAATcaatttaacatgttttctGGTAATGTACATAACTTTGTTTTGTAGGACTCATGGCGTAGGGTAGTAAGCACAGGTGTGCAGCAGGGAATTCCCATGCCATCTTTTACCACCGCGCTGTCCTTTTATGACGGCTACAGACATGAGATGCTCCCGGCCAACCTGCTGCAGGTAAATCTCACACTAACATgaacattaactaacattagcAAAGATTAATTCATACTAAAGTACTACATTgcctattattattttatggtaGTTTACGTATTTACTAACGGTAACAAATAAATCCTCATTGCAAATTGTTAATGAATGGAATAATTTAAAACTAATCATTATCATTGTGTCTCTTCAGGCACAGAGGGACTACTTTGGTGCCCACACGTATGAGCTGCTATCAAACCCTGGGACTTTCATCCACACCAACTGGACGGGCCACGGAGGAAAAGTTTCATCCTCTTCCTATAACGCCTGATCGAGGGTCCTGTTTGACTGAACGGCAGAGAACGTCATTTCAATGAACACATTCCTCCTGAAGATCTGAGGTCCAACTCACACTGCAGTTCTTACTGAAGAGTATTTAATGCAGATTTCTATTTATGTAGTGTGTACACGGTTTGTAAGCTGTTTTCTTGTAGTTTTAAGGTCCCCTGtcgcaaacacaacacatatttGTGAGCAAGCCTGTGGACATTATTTCTGTTGTAGGCTTGGCTCTTCACCAGTCATGTTCATAGTGTTAACCCTGGATTATGGGTAACCATTGCACTGCATTAGGCTAAATAAAGATTTCAATCCCCTTTTAATGAGATTTTGTACTCTTCATTCACCTGCTGTCTGCAAAAGACAGGATTTACTCTTGCTATTTTTGCAAGTCTGGAATTACAAACGGTAAATACTAgatatgttgtgtttatatgaatGTGCATCTTATTTGTCACCAGTAGAGGGAAGAGATTTTCTGAATGAGGTAATTGATAGCAATGAGCATAattataaagtttataaaaaaattctaacacTAACATTTCATcatgaaaagcaaaaaaatagaaattacCTGCTTCATGTATAACCTTGTATCTGTAAAACAAAGTGtaaattctcaaaataaaacGATATGAATACAAAAAACTATATGTGACTTGTGTGCCTGTACTGAAGCCACGGCTTCACATCACagcatgtaaatgttaattatgcatatttaaattgaaatatattttaaacacaactcTACTTTTTTAATCCATTAGAGTTCACAGCATccatgtttcattttaaatgaacacaaatgttCAGTTCCGTATTCAAGATCTTAGTTATAATGTCATTTGATACAATGAAATTTAGTGTTCACAAGAAGATGGGTTTGAAGAGGAACAAACCAAAGTTTACAAGGACaatgaaacttaaaataatatacaataaagaaaaagaataaaaaaagcataCTAACGATAAACAATTCACAATTGTAAACGTTTACAGTATAAGTAGTGAAAACAGTATACTAGACTTTATTCTGCTTGGTAAGACACAAAGcacttatatttatttacaataattcatCCCCAAATATAACAGGTGAGCAGAGAAAACTATAGTTCTTCTACTATAAGTATTGTGTGTCATAGATAAAGTGTCTAATGTActacaacatatttttataaggGGAAAAACATCTCAACATTTATGAACTCTAGTAACATGCAAACATCTAAGCTCATGGTTCTTCTAGCCGATGAATCTTTGTCTCATCACAGCATCTATTGTTAATGGATGAGGTTTCCTTCAGAGTAACTGTATGAGAAAGGGGGTGTAAATACGCCCAAGGCCCCATAACTCCCCAGGAAAAGCACATCTCATTAATTAAAAGCCACTTCACATCATGTTTGTAATGAGTTTTAATGCAGAATAGAAGAGGATCATAATAGCATCCGAGTGGTGCTGAGTCATCATGGCGAACGGGCGACTCGGTGCCAGAAAAGTCCGGACAGGAAGTGGACACCCTCCTTTCATCCGTCTGCTGTTTAATTATGCATAGGCTGTTTTCTGAGGGAGAGGGGAGGAGTCAGGATGCTGATGTCCCGTACCGAGCTGCTGCACTTTACACTCACAAATACCAACACTGTAAGATCGGCAACTCCTTTAAAGCggatgtgtgtatgtatattcTCAAGCATGTTTCATTTCTATGCATgtcttatgttttatatatctcAGATTTGAGAGACGAGGTATATCGTGGGGTGGGGGTTACGGCAGCAATACACTTAATACAGCAATACTGTAATACTTTAAGTGGATTGgataataaatatgtttgagTTTACAAGTGACCTtgaaatgatgatgtcatcctgtccttataataaacaaaatgtacattaacaATTCGTTTAGTTTTCCTAACGGCCTTCCTCCTCTCCTGCGTCAGTAACTTTCTTTAGGACGCTTCTATAAAACCTTTGGAATGGGAGCTGGATGGGATCTTAGTTCGGCTACGGACAGAAGCGTGTTCATGATGCGGGTTCTTCTGGCTCTGTTTCCTCTGCTTCTCACGGTCTGGAACAGCACTGAAGCATTACCTGTACACGACAAGATAACACGCACAAATGAGGTAGGTTTGGATTATGGCCCACTTTGTTATGCATCTATGTGGTCATGTTTGAAGATCTTCCTTTGGCTATTGgatggaatacactacaagacttttgctcagattttcagttgttgcagaaagtctgcaaATTTTATCATTGTATTCTTTTCGAAGCAAACGTTCAAAAAGACGGCGAGTGTTTGATgtctagttttaaaaaaatctgattttaaagCCTTGTGTATTCCAGCCTTAAGAGAACTGTGCTGCCGTGTTGATAAAAGTATTTACGAAGTGTCTCATCCTCTAGGTTCTGACTGAAGACCAGAAGGACCTGCTGAAGATGATGACTGACCTGGAAAAGATGAACCTCACTAGTAAGGAGCTTAAAGATCTTGATCTTGTGAATGGTACACTGGAAGAGAGGTCTTTTGAAAAGACAGAGCCTAAAGATAAATCACCATGCAAGCTCTTCTACTGGAAAACCTTTTCCTCATGTTAGCATATAAAACAGATGATATAATGTGCCTGTTCGATCTACAATCCTGCCTTAACAGTTAACCGATATCTAATAACTACTCGTAATGAAATGTTGTGTATTCCCAGGCATGTGCAGtttttgtgttgtgatgtgGTAAATCTGTAAAACTGTTGAAAGAAATGATGTATCTTTAACCAGTTACTGCTTGAACAAATCCTCAAATATTGTGGCCTTTTTGCATGTTCACTTTAATACTGTTTGACGTCCAGTTAAAGGTTATAAAAGTTCTGTGAATCTACACATGTCAAATGTGAGTTGGCTAATTCTTTGGACAAAACTTTACGTTTTTAATATGCAGTGTTATTATGGAGAACACCGTGTCATTAAAGTTGCATTAATCAAACATGCATGAAATGTATTATCAGTCTCAGCTGTCCTCAAATGAActgtgtaaaaaaaagcaagtaattaaacaattaaagttCAGTGTGACACATAAAGCTGTTGTGTGGCCTCAGTGTCATGTGGGACTTTTAATGTGCTATTAATATTTTTGGAGCTTAATACTTTACTATCATTAACGCATTTGgtagacgtttttatccaaattatacacatttgtttctgagtgtgTGCAATTTTGAGACAGAGGTTTTGGCAACACTTAAAGGTCAATATGAGGATTGCAAGCCAGCCCGGAGAACTGCGGGTGGGAGGAGTTAACGCCACAAACTGCAAGTGGGTGGAGCTCGGGCCGCAAGTAGGCTGTCAGGAAGCGGAaaacactattaaaaataaaattttcagtgtagtttaaagttttgttttattacaatttgtcTAAATGAATCAATTGAATATACGATGAAACGAAACTAAAAGTTTTTTATGAGCAAAGCACGCTTGAGACCACCGGAAGTTCAGTGCAACGATTACGGCCAACATGGCATAATAAAGGTCTCAACAAAATAGACATCAGCAACGCATAtgtctttacataaaatgataatTATCCATATTCTTGTATTTTAATTTCGAAACAACAATTTCTCTAAACCACTGccgtttatatttatgttaccagttattaaaatgatcattcaCTGCTGTTCTGACATTTTGTTCTACCGTCAGATTGTGCTGTCTTTTCAcgtggtttaggtttagggtttgggaagggtcttgtattttttatacttgtaaaacacaaaataatccgCCACCTGTGAAATATTATGGCCTTGTCTGAGTCTTCTTTTTGTCAGTATCCCAAGATACTAAACCAGCTGTGGCTCATGAACCAATACTACGACCTTAAATAAACCAATCGAAATCCTCTGGAGGTTTGTACACCCTACTTGTGGCCCACTCAAAGCAACCgctgtttttaagacacaataaggcttttAAAAAATCGCAAGGGGGTTTTAATTGGTGTTTTTACTTCATAGAATAAAgcttgaaaatatttagaggttttgtttaccacagaccttaCTTCGtgcgatttaccaaaaacccatacaaaaaaacccatagactttggagcgatggaaccggaagtccttAAATGCCAACTCTCTTccgggttttgcatacaaaaatatgtcatctctgagcctcccTTTGCGGTGTATTTAGCAAGACATGTAGTCATATAGTATATGCTATAACACTTAAACAACAAGGTTCAATTTCTTGACATTATTTATCTACATTAATCAGCGCCATGTAACAATAACTTCTAAAGAATGTTAATCCTAGTTTCGACCTTCACTAATCACATGACTAGTCTGTTTTCTTTAGTTATGCATATGAATAGAAATTAAACAATGGTCTCTCCATAAAGAGTAATACATGTTATTGAAATGTCTGCTCATTGTTAGCTAATACATGAACCAGTGTTAATAAACAGAACCTTATGGTAAAGTGCAACGATATGTTTATTAACAAACCCTTTTAATTTGCTGGTTAACTACTGCAATAGGTGTTGTTAAAATGGGGTTGTGTTGTATTTTCACATAACACAGCACAAATAACAGTGTTTGGAATTATACTAAAGACAGCAcgtttttttcagattttaaaagactAGAAAGTTTTGAAAAGACTTAAGTTCACTATTACAAAACCtctcatataaaaataaaaacagagagaTGAATGTCCTCTGTGTACATCTATTAAGTATTTAGAAAAATGGTAATCCTGCCAGTGATTCATGTCACAACACAATGCCATGAAAAAACAGGCATTTTAACTATCTATAAactatatttacagtaaaaccCACCGTGGGACAGAGGTAGAAGCAAAAAATAGTTGAAAAGCAAGATCACTGGACTTTAACAGTTTAGAAAACACAAGCATTGAAATGGTACTGAAACAATGCTGATTCATGAACACATTATCTCTGCGTTAGATCGCATTGTACTGTCTGTAGTCATGCACTGCTGCCAATTGGGAATTGTCCATATTAATTTTAAACATGGATTCCTGGGAAATCTCTTTACGGTGAAGTGCAGAAGTCCCTTTTCAGGTTTAAGGCATACAGCAGCTTCTCAACGGATGGACCGTGGTGAGTCCACCAACACTACATCGACTTCAGTCTTCAGCTCTCCCATTATTGACTTCACT includes the following:
- the pgd gene encoding 6-phosphogluconate dehydrogenase, decarboxylating: MAQADIALIGLAVMGQNLVLNMDDHGFVVCAYNRTVSKVQDFLKNEAKGTKVIGAESLQDMVSKLKKPRRIVLLVKAGQAVDDFIDKLVPLLEPGDIIIDGGNSEYRDTTRRCKSLKEKNLLFVGSGVSGGEEGARYGPSMMPGGHKEAWPHIKQIFQSIAAKVGTGEPCCDWVGDEGAGHFVKMVHNGIEYGDMQLICEAYHLMKDVLCMDHDEMAQAFDQWNKTELDSFLIEITANILKFKEADGTHLLPKIRDSAGQKGTGKWTAISALEYGTPVTLIGEAVFARCLSSLKDERVQASKSLTGPQGVKFTGNKKQFLEDIRKALYASKIISYAQGFMLLRQAAKEFSWSLNYGAIALMWRGGCIIRSVFLGKIKEAFDRDSGLQNLLLDSFFSKAVQECQDSWRRVVSTGVQQGIPMPSFTTALSFYDGYRHEMLPANLLQAQRDYFGAHTYELLSNPGTFIHTNWTGHGGKVSSSSYNA
- the sst6 gene encoding somatostatin 6 yields the protein MGAGWDLSSATDRSVFMMRVLLALFPLLLTVWNSTEALPVHDKITRTNEVLTEDQKDLLKMMTDLEKMNLTSKELKDLDLVNGTLEERSFEKTEPKDKSPCKLFYWKTFSSC